A window of the Miscanthus floridulus cultivar M001 chromosome 14, ASM1932011v1, whole genome shotgun sequence genome harbors these coding sequences:
- the LOC136503880 gene encoding putative cinnamyl alcohol dehydrogenase 4, with the protein MDAESKSGNCDAWAATGPDGVLSPHKINRRAVRSDDVSLRITHCGVCYADVIWTQNKHGDSIYPLVPGHEIVGQVTEVGSEIKGLNVGDHVGVGIYVNSCGDCESCNSFTEIHCPKMVVTFNGIDADGTVTMGGYSSYIVVRERFCFKIPDGYPLAKAGPLLCAGITVYTPMIRHNMNQAGKSLGLIGLGGLGHMAVKFGKAFGLKVTVFSTSESKRAEAIDLLGADNFVISSDKQQMEALKGSLHFIIDTAAGNHPFDPYLSLLKAGGIMTLVGFPSEINVHPGSLIFGARTLSGSGGGGTKGIQEMLNFCAENKIYPEVEVIRMDYINEALKRLVNRDVKYRFVIDIENSLN; encoded by the exons AGCTGTACGAAGCGATGATGTTTCTTTGAGAATCACGCACTGTGGAGTCTGTTATGCTGATGTTATTTGGACACAAAACAAGCACGGTGATTCGATATACCCTTTAGTTCCAGG ACATGAGATAGTTGGACAAGTAACAGAGGTTGGATCAGAAATCAAGGGCCTCAACGTTGGTGACCATGTAGGTGTGGGAATCTATGTGAACTCGTGTGGGGACTGTGAGAGCTGCAATAGTTTCACAGAGATCCACTGCCCAAAAATGGTGGTCACATTCAACGGGATCGATGCGGATGGCACTGTGACAATGGGAGGATATTCCAGTTACATAGTAGTCCGTGAAAG GTTCTGCTTCAAGATTCCTGATGGCTACCCTTTGGCTAAGGCAGGGCCTCTGTTATGTGCTGGAATTACTGTGTATACTCCCATGATTCGGCACAACATGAACCAAGCTGGCAAATCACTTGGCCTGATTGGACTGGGTGGATTGGGGCACATGGCAGTGAAATTTGGAAAGGCATTTGGGTTGAAGGTCACCGTTTTCAGTACAAGTGAATCAAAGAGGGCCGAAGCCATTGATCTCCTTGGTGCAGATAATTTTGTAATATCATCTGACAAGCAACAGATGGAG GCCCTAAAAGGCTCCTTGCACTTCATTATTGACACTGCTGCGGGTAACCACCCATTCGATCCCTATCTATCGCTTCTGAAAGCTGGTGGTATAATGACGCTAGTGGGCTTCCCAAGTGAAATCAATGTGCATCCTGGAAGTCTTATCTTTG GTGCACGGACCCTTTCTGGCAGTGGAGGTGGAGGAACCAAGGGGATCCAAGAAATGTTGAACTTCTGTGCAGAGAACAAAATATACCCAGAGGTTGAGGTCATCAGAATGGACTATATCAACGAGGCTCTCAAGAGGCTTGTAAATCGGGATGTCAAATACCGCTTTGTAATCGACATCGAGAACTCTCTGAACTAG